Proteins encoded in a region of the Zea mays cultivar B73 chromosome 2, Zm-B73-REFERENCE-NAM-5.0, whole genome shotgun sequence genome:
- the LOC100382816 gene encoding SWI/SNF complex component SNF12 homolog, giving the protein MSSGGNPNPTGAPTQPRPMHQQQQPQTGGSPATPMTHLRPPSLAGSPFQGLFHTPPTHNPAFQIHMGASSSPQTPLMAATAGSAKRPPQKPPVRPLAPGSTSSAAAASAAAAYKAAAAAAAVANSGGVDLTPAARRNKKRKLPEKQLPDRVAALLPESALYTQLLEFEARVDAALARKKVDIQEALKTPPSLQRTLRIYVFNTFANQGPRTIPPPKNADPPTWSLKIIGRVLEDGAELDPSSVVPKHNPVYPKFSQFFKRVTIALDPSLYPENPLIIWENARTAAQQEGFEVKRKGDKEFVANIRLEMNYNPEKFKLSQPLMEVLGVEVDTRARVIAALWQYIKAKKLQNPNDPSFFMCDPQLKKVFGEDKLKFAMLSQRISQHLSAPPPINLEHKIKLSGNEAHSSACYDVLVDVPFPLQKEMMAFLANTEKHKDIEACDEVISASIKKIHEHRRRRAFFLGFSQSPVEFINALIASQSKDLKLVAGEANRNIEKERRADFYNQPWVEDAVIRYLNRKPANEGLGGGAGGS; this is encoded by the exons ATGTCCTCCGGCGGCAACCCCAACCCAACCGGCGCTCCCACCCAGCCGCGTCCAAtgcatcagcagcagcagcctcaAACGGGCGGCTCACCGGCAACGCCCATGACCCACCTCCGCCCTCCCTCCCTCGCCGGCTCCCCCTTCCAGGGCCTCTTCCACACGCCGCCCACCCACAACCCCGCCTTCCAGATCCACATGGGTGCCTCGTCATCACCCCAGACTCCGCTCATGGCCGCCACTGCAGGATCGGCCAAGCGCCCCCCGCAAAAGCCCCCTGTCCGGCCCCTGGCACCCGGCTCAACCTCGTCGGCCGCAGCGGCCTCGGCGGCTGCCGCGTACAAGGCTGCGGCCGCGGCGGCGGCCGTTGCCAACTCTGGGGGCGTCGACCTCACCCCCGCCGCGCGGCGCAACAAGAAGCGCAAACTCCCCGAGAAGCAGCTCCCTGACCGCGTCGCCGCGCTGCTCCCAGAGTCCGCCCTCTACACGCAGCTGCTCGAGTTCGAGGCCCGCGTGGACGCCGCGCTTGCGCGGAAGAAGGTAGACATCCAGGAGGCGCTCAAGACGCCGCCCTCGCTCCAGCGCACACTCCGCATCTACGTCTTCAACACCTTCGCCAACCAGGGGCCTCGCACCATCCCACCGCCCAAGAATGCTGACCCGCCAACCTGGTCGCTCAAGATCATTGGTCGCGTGCTGGAGGACGGCGCCGAGCTGGATCCTTCCAGTGTTGTGCCCAAGCACAACCCAGTGTACCCCAAGTTCTCCCAATTCTTCAAGAGGGTGACTATAGCGCTGGACCCCTCTCTGTACCCAGAGAATCCGCTCATCATCTGGGAGAATGCACGGACAGCTGCCCAGCAGGAAGGGTTCGAGGTAAAGAGGAAAGGGGATAAAGAGTTTGTTGCAAACATCCGGCTGGAGATGAACTACAATCCTGAGAAGTTCAAGCTGTCACAGCCGCTTATGGAGGTGCTTGGGGTGGAGGTGGACACTCGCGCACGGGTGATTGCTGCCCTCTGGCAGTATATTAAAGCAAAGAAGCTTCAGAACCCAAATGATCCTTCCTTCTTCATGTGTGACCCTCAATTGAAGAAGGTGTTTGGGGAGGACAAGCTCAAGTTTGCAATGCTGTCACAGAGGATATCTCAGCATCTGTCTGCCCCGCCACCCATCAATTTGGAGCACAAGATTAAGCTGTCGGGGAATGAAGCGCATAGCAGTGCTTGCTATGATGTGCTGGTGGATGTTCCCTTCCCGCTGCAGAAAGAGATGATGGCATTCCTTGCCAACACAGAGAAGCACAAGGACATTGAGGCCTGCGACGAGGTGATATCTGCTTCGATCAAGAAGATCCATGAGCATCGCAGGAGGAGGGCCTTCTTCCTGGGTTTCAGCCAGTCCCCAGTGGAGTTCATCAATGCTCTGATAGCTTCCCAGAGCAAAGATTTAAAGCTGGTTGCTGGCGAGGCGAATAGGAACATTGAGAAAGAAAGACGTGCCGACTTCTATAACCAACCATG GGTTGAAGACGCCGTTATAAGATACTTGAACCGCAAACCGGCTAACGAGGGCCTAGGTGGTGGTGCTGGTGGTTCTTGA